Within Deinococcus actinosclerus, the genomic segment CGGTGCCGCTGCCCACCACGGCCGCACCCGCATTTCAGAACATGCGCTCCCGGCGCGTGACACCGAACCCGATCATGCCCAGCGCCAGCAGCAGCGCCGGCCAGTCACCCACCCGGACGTACAGCGTGGTGCCACCCAACAGCCGGGGGCGGACATCCAGCGTCCGGAGCTGATCCCCGCTCTGGACAAGCTGGACTGGACGCCCCAGGTCGTCCACGGCGCCCGCCACGCCGTTGTTCACGCTGCGGACCAGCCAGCGCCGCGTCTCGATGGCCCGCACGCGGCCCATGTTGAAGTGCTGCTGGACGCCCCAGCCCTTGTACCAGCCGTCGTTGCTGGGGTTCACGAGAAGTTGCGCGCCCTGCGCGGCCAGCGCCCGCGCCACCCGGGGAAACACACTGTCGTAGCAGATGTACGCCCCGTACAGGACACCGTTCAGGGCGAGGGGTGTGGGATTCGCGTTCGGTCGGAAGTCGGGAATGGCGAAGCCGAGGGGCGTGAGAATCGCGCGGTAGACGGGACCGAGAATGGTCTGGAACGGGAATTCCTCACCGAAGGGCACGAGTTTGGTCTTGTCGCTGCGGCTGGTGACGCGACCGGTGGCGTCGAGTGTGATGGCCGCGTTGTACTCGCGCGGCTCGGCCAGAGGATCCGCTGGATTCGTGCCGAAGTCGACGCCGCCCGCGCCGCTGATGCCGGGGCCGGGGAAGTCCGGGCGCGTGTCGGGCGCCCCGGGATAGGTGAGCGCTGTTTCACTCCACACGACCACGCTGCCTGGAGGGCGGTTCAGGCTCGCGGCGCGGGTCTGCTCAAACTGCGTTTCGGTGGACAGTTCGCCAGTGGCGCGTCTGAAGACGTCGAAGGTGACGCGCATGACGCGCATGGGGTGGTCGGGGCCGCTGCCGGGCGTGCGGGTCATCCCGTACCCGAGCGCGGCGGCCCAGGTGAGTGCGGCGAGCAGCGCGGGCGCCCAGGGGCGTCTCCCCTGTTCCTGCGCGCCCACCCAGGCGTGGGAGAGGCTGGCGGCGGTGAAGGTCACGAGGACGCTCCCCAGCAGGACGCCGCCTAGGTCCGCGATCTGGATGGCGGGGGTGGGCAGCAGCGTGTAGCCCAGGGTGGGCCAGGGAAACGCGAGGGGCCCGAGGAAGCGCAGCCATTCGAGGATGATCCACGCGCCGGCCAGCGTCCAGATCCGCCCCGTGCGGGTGCGGGCGACGCGGGCAGCCAGGAACGCGGTGACGGCGAGAAAGGCGCCTTCGAGCGCGAACAGCACGAGGACGAGGGGCGCGGCGCCGAGGAGCTGCTGGAGGAACGCGCCCAGCCACCACAGGTGCAGCCCGAAGTACCCGAAGCCCACCCAGAAGCCCCGGCCGGCGGCCTGACGGGGGGTCGGGGCGGACGCGATGAAGGGCAGGATCAGGGCGAGGGGCACGAAGGTGGCGGCGCTCCAGGGCAGTGGGAGGCCGCAGGCGGCAAGCAGCAGCCCGAGCAGGAGGCCAGTGGCGGGGGTGGGCATCGCCTTGCCACTATAGGCAGTTCGGGTGCTGGAGGGGGTGTGGGGTGGGGTGAGCGGGTCACGCCGCCTGTTTTGCTCTAGGATGAAGGGACCTTGAGACTGGCGTTTATCAGTGACATTCACGGGAACATTCACGCGTTGACAGCGGTGAAGCGGTTCCTGTCAGAGCACATCGTGAATCAGGTGATCGTGGTGGGTGACCTGGTGGGGTACGGCGCGAGCCCGGGCCCGGTGATCGACTTCGTGAAGCGCGAGGGCTGGACGGTGGGACTGGGGTCCAGCGACATGCGCGTGGCGATGGACATGGGTGACCGCGCCGACCGCAAGGGCGTGGCGGATCAGGTGCTCACCTGGACGAAGAAGATGCTCACGCCGGAGCAGGTGGATTTCCTGCGGCGCCTGCCGCCGGGCGGGCGGATCATGACGCCGGTGGGGCGCGTGCGGTACTTCCACGGCAGTCCGCACGACCCGGAGCAGCGGCTGGACCTGATGGCGCCCGAGCGGGAACTGGAGGCGCTGGCGGACTCGCTGGGGTCGCGGGTGATCGTCGTAGGGGGCACGCACGTGCCGTTTATGCGCGTGGTCGGTGAGACGACGTTCGTGGATCCGGGCAGCGTGGGGCTGACCCTGAATCACGAGCCGGGGGCGGACGTGGTGATCGTGGACTGCGTGGGCCGCAAGCCGAAGGTGTCGCTGCACAAGGTGACGTACGATTTCGCGTCGAGCGCGTTCGACATCATGGCCTGGAATCTGCCGCCGGTGATCGCGGACGTGATCCGCACGGGCCGCATGGGCTGACCGGTCGGGCGTCGGGGAGAGGGCCACCCAGGTACGCTGGGTGGCCCTCTCCTCTGTGTCTGTGTCTCTCCTCTGTGTGGACCCGCTCGTGTGGGCCAGCTCAGGCCGGCACAGGGTCCAGGGCCGTCAGGAAACGGTCCGCGAGGCCGCGCTCGCCCAGCAGCTCCTCCAGGGCACGCATGAGGGTCAGATAGGGGGCGGGGCGCGCGGTTTCGCCCATCAGGCCCAGGCGCCAGATCTGGCCTGCGGTGGCGCCCAGCCCGCCGGTGACACTGATGTGCCGCGCGCGGAGGGCCTTACGCACGCCGGCGTCGTCGAGTCCGTCCGGCAGGCGCAGGGCGAGGACGGTGGGCAGGCGGTCTTCGGGGCGGCGCACGTAGGGGGTGAAGCCCAGCGGCGCCAGGGCAGCCTGGATGGCCGCGCCGACCTGCTGCACGCGCCGCTGCCGCTGCTCCAGGCCTTCGTCTAGTGCGGCGCGCAGCGCGGCGTGCAGCGCGTAATGCAGGTTGACCGGGACGGTGTGGTGGTAGGAGTGATCCTGCCAGTAGTCGCGCAGGCCCTGGAAGTCGCAGTACCACAGGGGCGTGGGGGTGCGCCGGGCCTGGAAGCGCGCGAAGGCGCGGTCACTGATGGCGACGGGCGCCAGGCCGGGGGGGGCGCTGAGGCATTTCTGCGCGCCGGTGTAGGCGTAGTCCACGCCCCACTGCGCCATGTGGAAGGGTTCCATCCCGGCGGTCGTGACAGCGTCGACGGTCAGCAGCGCGCCGCTCTGCTGGACGAGCCGGGCGATCTCGGGGACGGGGTTCAGGACGCCGGTGCTCGTCTCGCCGTGCACGACCGCGACCATCTGGACGCCGTCGAGGCGCGCGGCGACCTCGTCCGGGTTGATCGCCTCGCCCAGCGGCGCGGTCACGAGGCGGACGCGGGCGCCGTAGCGGGCGGCCATCTCGGCCATGCGGTGCCCGAAGGATCCGTTGGCGCACACGAGCACCTCGTCGCCGGGTTCCACGAGGTTGGCGAACCCGGCTTCCATGCCCAGGCTGCCGGTGCCTGCGAGGAGCGCGGTGAAGGTGCTGTCCGTGGCGCCGTACATGGCGCGCAGATCGGCCTGGATCTCGCTGTTGAGGGCAAACACCTCGGGGTCCATGTGTCCGAGCATCGGCCGCGTGAGGGCCTGCATGGCCCGGGGGTGGATCGGTGTGGGGCCGGGGGTCAGCAGGATGTGCTCGGGGGTCGCGTCCAGCATGAGCGTCAGCCTAGCGGAAATCGGAGACTATGGCAATATCGTTGCGGCAAAGCGGGAATGATCCTGTTTAGATTGCATTTCATTGCTCAAAATTCTGATCCCACGGGTCTATATTGCGCCATGAGGTCCGCATGTGGATATGGCCCGGCGCCCGCACGCCCACTTTCCACAATCGGAGTTCGCCGCCGGGTCGTAGAGTGTCCGGCATGCCCAGCCACCCTCCCCTGCGCGCCGTGCTGTTTGACCGTGACGACACCATCGCCTTCACCGACCCCGGGGTGTACCGCGAGGCCGCCCTGTGGGGCCACGCGACCTTCGGCCTGGACGCCCGCACCTTCGGGGCGGCGCTGCGCGACCAGTGGAACCGGCGCGCGCTGGACTGGTGGGATCTGCGCACCCAGGCGCAGGAGGACGCCTTCTGGCAGGCGTACGGCCAGGAACTCGCGGGCATCCTCGGCCTGACGGACGAGCAGACCGCGCAGCTCATGGCGCGCTGGCCGTACGAGGCGTACATGAAACCCGTAACGAACGCCCGCCACGTGCTCGAGACCCTGCGCGCCCGCGGCCTGAAGGTGGGCGTCCTGAGCAACACCCTGCCCAGCATCGACCGGACGCTGCGCGCCGTGGGCCTGGACGACCTCGTGGACGTCGCGGTCGCGACCTGCGTGGTGGGCGTGCACAAGCCCGACGCCGGCGCCTACCTGCACGCGGCGCAGGCGCTGGAGGTGGAACCTGCCGAGGTGCTGTTCGTGGACGACAAGCCCGAGAACGTCCAGGCGGCCCGCGACCTGGGCATGCACGGCCTACTGATCGACCTGCGGGGCGAGCGGCCCGACGCCATCCACGACCTCGCGCGGGTGCTGGACGTGGTGAGCGAACTGGAGGTCGCGTGCTGATCGACGGGCACCTCGACCTGGCCTTCAACGCGCTGAACGGCCGCGACCTCACGCTCGGGCTGGAGGCGCTGCGCGCCGCGGACCCCGTGCCGGACGAGACGGCCACGGTGTCGCTGCCGGAATTGCGTGGGGCCGGCGTGCGGGTGTGTTTCGGAACGCTGTTCGCCCTGCCGCACGGCGCAGGCAGTCCGGGCGGCTACGGCGACCATGCGGGCGCGCGCGCGCAGGCCCTGGCGCAGCTCGACACGTACCTCCGCTGGCAGGACGCCGGGCAGATCCGCCTGCTCACCTCCCGCGAGGCCGTCACCGAGCACCTGAGCGGCCAGGACACCCGGCTGGGCGTGGCGCTGCTCATGGAGGGCGCCGATCCCATCCGCGACGCGGACGACCTGCCCTTCTGGGTCGAGCGGGGCGTGCGCGTGATCGGGCCCGCCTGGGGCCGCACCCGTTTCGCGGGCGGGACCGACGCGCCCGGGCCGCTGACCCCGCAGGGACGGGACCTCGTGCAGGCCATGCGCGATCTGGGCGTCACGCTCGACGCCTCCCACCTGGACGACGCCTCGTTCTGGGAGGCACTGGAGTTCGGGCCGCAGGTGATCGCCACTCACGCCAACAGCCGCAGCCTCGTGCCCGGCAACCGGCACCTGACCGACGACATGGCCCGCGCGGTGGCGCAGGCGGGCGGGATGATCGGACTGGTGTTCCTCAACCGCTTCATCCGCCCTCTGCCGGAAGGGAGCGAGGCTGCGGTGCCGCTGACCGAGCTGGCCGACCACGCCCGGCACTACGCGGCGCTGGTGGGCTGGGAGCACGTCGCGCTGGGCACGGACCTCGATGGCGGCTTCGGCGCCGAGAAGGCCCCGGCGGGCGTGGACCGCTACGCCGACGTGCCCGCCTTCCTGCAGCAGGTGCCCGCAGAGGCGCGGGAGGGTGTGGCGTGGGGCAACTGGGCGCGCTGGCTCACGCACCGGCTGTGACCGGGCGCCGCATCGGGCAGGGGGCGCCGGACACTGACTGCCCCGGCGCCCCCTCCCTGATGCGGATTTACTTGATGGTCTTCTGCATGGTCTTCACGGCCGTGTTCAGCAGGCCCGCGTAGTTCTGGTCGGGTTTCTGCACGCTGGTGTCCACGGCGCTGCTCCAGGGACCCCACACCTGCCCCATCTCGGGGATGTTGGGCATGGGCGTGCCGGTGCTGATCACGCGGCCGAAGCCCGCCACGATGGGGTTGCTCGACAGGCGCACGCGCACGCCCAGGTTCACGGGAATGCGTCCGCCCGCCTGGTTGAACGACAGCTGCGCGACGCTGGTGACCAGGCCCTCGGCGAACGCGGCGGCGGCGGGTTTCTGGGTGCCGTAGGCGTTCAGGACGACGCCCTGCACCCCCACGAAGGGGCTCCACTTGCCGGTCGCGCCGGGGGGCGTGGGGAACGCGGCGATGCCGTAGTTGATGCCGGCCTTCTTGATGTCCCCCATGTCCCAGGGGCCGGTGACGATCATGGCGGCCTTGCCGCTCAGGAAGGCGGCTTTCACCTTGTCGCCGGTCATGCCGGCGGGCACGAGCCGGTCCTTGAAGCGCAGGTCGTTCATCAGGGCCAGGGCCTTGCTGGCCCCGCTGTTGTTCAGGCCGATGTCGTGGATGTCCAGCGTGCCGCTGGCGTCCCCGAAGACGTACGAGCCGTAGGCGCTGAAGAAGCCGTAGTTCATGTAGGCGTTGC encodes:
- the lnt gene encoding apolipoprotein N-acyltransferase — encoded protein: MPTPATGLLLGLLLAACGLPLPWSAATFVPLALILPFIASAPTPRQAAGRGFWVGFGYFGLHLWWLGAFLQQLLGAAPLVLVLFALEGAFLAVTAFLAARVARTRTGRIWTLAGAWIILEWLRFLGPLAFPWPTLGYTLLPTPAIQIADLGGVLLGSVLVTFTAASLSHAWVGAQEQGRRPWAPALLAALTWAAALGYGMTRTPGSGPDHPMRVMRVTFDVFRRATGELSTETQFEQTRAASLNRPPGSVVVWSETALTYPGAPDTRPDFPGPGISGAGGVDFGTNPADPLAEPREYNAAITLDATGRVTSRSDKTKLVPFGEEFPFQTILGPVYRAILTPLGFAIPDFRPNANPTPLALNGVLYGAYICYDSVFPRVARALAAQGAQLLVNPSNDGWYKGWGVQQHFNMGRVRAIETRRWLVRSVNNGVAGAVDDLGRPVQLVQSGDQLRTLDVRPRLLGGTTLYVRVGDWPALLLALGMIGFGVTRRERMF
- a CDS encoding metallophosphoesterase family protein: MRLAFISDIHGNIHALTAVKRFLSEHIVNQVIVVGDLVGYGASPGPVIDFVKREGWTVGLGSSDMRVAMDMGDRADRKGVADQVLTWTKKMLTPEQVDFLRRLPPGGRIMTPVGRVRYFHGSPHDPEQRLDLMAPERELEALADSLGSRVIVVGGTHVPFMRVVGETTFVDPGSVGLTLNHEPGADVVIVDCVGRKPKVSLHKVTYDFASSAFDIMAWNLPPVIADVIRTGRMG
- a CDS encoding alanine--glyoxylate aminotransferase family protein — encoded protein: MLDATPEHILLTPGPTPIHPRAMQALTRPMLGHMDPEVFALNSEIQADLRAMYGATDSTFTALLAGTGSLGMEAGFANLVEPGDEVLVCANGSFGHRMAEMAARYGARVRLVTAPLGEAINPDEVAARLDGVQMVAVVHGETSTGVLNPVPEIARLVQQSGALLTVDAVTTAGMEPFHMAQWGVDYAYTGAQKCLSAPPGLAPVAISDRAFARFQARRTPTPLWYCDFQGLRDYWQDHSYHHTVPVNLHYALHAALRAALDEGLEQRQRRVQQVGAAIQAALAPLGFTPYVRRPEDRLPTVLALRLPDGLDDAGVRKALRARHISVTGGLGATAGQIWRLGLMGETARPAPYLTLMRALEELLGERGLADRFLTALDPVPA
- a CDS encoding HAD family hydrolase, with product MPSHPPLRAVLFDRDDTIAFTDPGVYREAALWGHATFGLDARTFGAALRDQWNRRALDWWDLRTQAQEDAFWQAYGQELAGILGLTDEQTAQLMARWPYEAYMKPVTNARHVLETLRARGLKVGVLSNTLPSIDRTLRAVGLDDLVDVAVATCVVGVHKPDAGAYLHAAQALEVEPAEVLFVDDKPENVQAARDLGMHGLLIDLRGERPDAIHDLARVLDVVSELEVAC
- a CDS encoding dipeptidase; the protein is MLIDGHLDLAFNALNGRDLTLGLEALRAADPVPDETATVSLPELRGAGVRVCFGTLFALPHGAGSPGGYGDHAGARAQALAQLDTYLRWQDAGQIRLLTSREAVTEHLSGQDTRLGVALLMEGADPIRDADDLPFWVERGVRVIGPAWGRTRFAGGTDAPGPLTPQGRDLVQAMRDLGVTLDASHLDDASFWEALEFGPQVIATHANSRSLVPGNRHLTDDMARAVAQAGGMIGLVFLNRFIRPLPEGSEAAVPLTELADHARHYAALVGWEHVALGTDLDGGFGAEKAPAGVDRYADVPAFLQQVPAEAREGVAWGNWARWLTHRL
- a CDS encoding maltose ABC transporter substrate-binding protein, with the protein product MKRSLTLLALALAGSAQAATLTVWTHFNDAAEVAWLNTQVKIYTRISGNTVKLVNVPLDKIVDQFLKTAKQSAGPDVIVTLPQDRIGQLAKAGVIEPMDAYVTRTRRGEVDQTTVRALTVGGKLYGLPMFAESVALVYNKKLVPAAPITWTDFLKAAKKNTNASAGRYGFLTDLSNAYMNYGFFSAYGSYVFGDASGTLDIHDIGLNNSGASKALALMNDLRFKDRLVPAGMTGDKVKAAFLSGKAAMIVTGPWDMGDIKKAGINYGIAAFPTPPGATGKWSPFVGVQGVVLNAYGTQKPAAAAFAEGLVTSVAQLSFNQAGGRIPVNLGVRVRLSSNPIVAGFGRVISTGTPMPNIPEMGQVWGPWSSAVDTSVQKPDQNYAGLLNTAVKTMQKTIK